In the Octadecabacter sp. SW4 genome, one interval contains:
- the purN gene encoding phosphoribosylglycinamide formyltransferase gives MTKRVAILISGGGSNMVALAQSMTGDHPARPVLVLSNDPEAGGLAKAAELGIATAVIDHRKFHKDRSAFEGALNASLEVANPDIICLAGFMRILTADFTAKWEGRMLNIHPSLLPKYKGLHTHARALDAGDSEHGCTVHQVTAALDDGPILGQARIAINKGDTPETLAARLLPMEHALYPAVLRRFASGDSRPVMLG, from the coding sequence GTGACAAAACGGGTCGCCATCCTGATCTCTGGTGGCGGGTCGAACATGGTCGCGCTGGCGCAGTCCATGACGGGCGACCACCCTGCAAGGCCCGTTCTGGTGTTGTCAAACGATCCAGAGGCGGGCGGGCTGGCGAAAGCGGCCGAATTAGGTATTGCCACGGCAGTTATTGACCATCGCAAATTTCACAAAGATCGCAGTGCGTTCGAGGGCGCTCTTAATGCATCACTTGAAGTTGCGAACCCCGATATCATCTGCCTGGCCGGTTTCATGCGTATCCTGACGGCCGATTTCACCGCCAAATGGGAAGGCCGGATGCTCAATATCCATCCGTCACTATTGCCGAAATACAAAGGGCTGCATACCCATGCGCGCGCGTTGGACGCGGGCGACAGCGAACATGGCTGCACCGTGCATCAGGTCACCGCCGCGCTTGACGATGGGCCGATCCTGGGGCAGGCCCGTATCGCCATAAACAAGGGCGACACGCCCGAGACATTGGCCGCCCGCCTTTTGCCGATGGAACACGCGCTTTATCCTGCGGTGCTGCGCCGATTTGCCAGTGGTGACAGCCGTCCGGTGATGCTGGGCTAG
- the rnd gene encoding ribonuclease D has product MKTITTTDDLAEFCTRAAAFPYVTVDTEFLRERTYYSKLCLIQLAFAGDGKDDAVLVDPLADGLSLDPLYALFADHGVVKVFHAARQDLEIFYVDKGVIPEPLFDTQVAAMVCGFGEQVGYETLVRKIVREQVDKSSRFTDWSRRPLTDAQKTYALADVTHLRGVYEFLAAELAKSGRHKWVAEEMAILNAPETYRADPDRAWERVKTRTNSGKFLAIVRELARFREFYAQSRDVPRTRVFKDDALVELASTKPASEQDLGRSRLLLREARRGEIAEGILAAVQAGINTRPEDMPNPDRSREKLQVNPALADLLRVLLKAKAEGEGVAQKLIANASDLDLIAAGQRDVAALKGWRKEVFGEDALRLCDGKVALAAKGGNVIAVNLD; this is encoded by the coding sequence ATGAAAACCATCACAACGACCGACGATCTCGCGGAGTTTTGCACGCGGGCAGCCGCATTTCCTTATGTGACGGTCGATACCGAGTTCCTGCGCGAACGCACCTACTATTCCAAACTGTGCCTGATCCAGCTTGCCTTTGCGGGGGATGGCAAAGATGATGCGGTGCTGGTTGATCCGCTGGCGGACGGGCTGTCGCTTGACCCGCTTTATGCCCTTTTTGCAGATCACGGCGTTGTCAAAGTGTTCCACGCCGCGCGTCAAGATCTTGAAATTTTCTATGTGGACAAAGGCGTTATCCCCGAACCTCTGTTTGACACCCAGGTCGCGGCGATGGTCTGCGGTTTTGGTGAACAGGTCGGATACGAGACCCTGGTGCGCAAGATCGTGCGCGAACAGGTCGATAAATCCTCGCGCTTTACCGACTGGTCACGCCGCCCGCTGACTGATGCACAAAAAACCTATGCGCTGGCCGATGTGACCCACCTGCGCGGCGTTTACGAATTTCTCGCCGCGGAACTGGCCAAGTCGGGGCGCCACAAATGGGTCGCCGAGGAAATGGCGATCCTGAATGCGCCTGAAACATATCGGGCCGATCCCGATCGGGCGTGGGAACGGGTCAAGACGCGCACCAATTCGGGCAAGTTTCTGGCGATTGTGCGTGAATTGGCGCGGTTTCGCGAGTTTTACGCACAATCGCGCGATGTGCCGCGCACGCGGGTGTTCAAGGACGATGCGTTGGTCGAACTGGCTTCGACCAAACCGGCCAGTGAACAGGATTTGGGCCGCTCGCGCCTGTTGCTGCGCGAGGCCCGGCGCGGCGAGATCGCAGAGGGGATTCTGGCTGCCGTGCAGGCCGGGATCAACACCCGCCCCGAAGATATGCCCAACCCCGACAGATCACGTGAAAAGCTGCAGGTGAACCCCGCTTTGGCGGACCTGTTGCGCGTGTTGCTGAAAGCCAAGGCCGAAGGCGAGGGGGTCGCGCAAAAGCTGATCGCCAATGCTTCTGATCTTGATCTGATCGCGGCGGGGCAGCGCGATGTCGCAGCCCTGAAAGGCTGGCGCAAAGAGGTGTTTGGCGAGGATGCGCTGCGCCTGTGTGATGGCAAGGTGGCGCTGGCCGCCAAGGGCGGCAATGTGATCGCCGTCAATCTGGATTAG
- a CDS encoding SufE family protein, translating to MATESFEDIAETFEFLDDWEDRYRHVIDLGKGLEPLEDAFKVPATKVDGCASQVWLLPNTDGGVFSFRGDSDAMIVRGLIAVLAALYNGVPVDQVGAIDARAELGRLGLNDHLSAQRSNGLRAMVERIKLAAAQA from the coding sequence ATGGCCACCGAGAGTTTTGAAGATATCGCGGAAACCTTTGAATTCCTTGACGATTGGGAAGATCGTTACCGTCATGTGATTGATCTGGGCAAGGGGCTGGAGCCGTTGGAGGACGCATTCAAGGTGCCCGCGACCAAAGTTGACGGCTGCGCCTCGCAGGTCTGGTTGTTGCCAAACACCGATGGCGGCGTGTTTTCCTTTCGTGGCGACAGCGATGCGATGATCGTGCGCGGGCTGATCGCGGTGCTGGCCGCGCTTTATAACGGGGTGCCCGTGGACCAGGTCGGGGCGATCGATGCAAGGGCCGAACTGGGGCGGCTGGGACTGAACGATCATCTTTCGGCGCAACGCTCTAATGGGCTGCGCGCGATGGTTGAACGGATCAAATTGGCTGCTGCGCAGGCATGA
- a CDS encoding DUF1638 domain-containing protein, with amino-acid sequence MRPDDHSLTTSGLPAKGQGRVLLLACGALAHEILALKATNGWDHLDLHCLPAIFHNTPDKITPAIEAAVTKHRGAYDDIFVVYADCGTGGQLLEKCKELGVKMVEGPHCYSFFEGNDAFAAREEVTAFYLTDFLVRQFDAFVWKPLGLDRHPELRDMYFGNYEKLVYQAQTDNPALTAKAKDCAARLGLKFERRATGYGDLATTLAAIPRT; translated from the coding sequence ATGCGACCGGACGATCACAGCCTGACAACCAGCGGACTGCCCGCCAAGGGGCAAGGTCGGGTGCTGTTGCTCGCCTGTGGTGCGCTGGCCCATGAAATCCTCGCGCTGAAAGCCACAAACGGCTGGGATCATCTGGATTTGCACTGCCTTCCGGCGATCTTTCACAACACGCCAGACAAGATCACCCCCGCGATCGAGGCCGCCGTGACAAAACATCGTGGCGCTTACGACGACATCTTTGTCGTCTATGCCGATTGCGGCACAGGCGGGCAGTTGTTGGAAAAGTGCAAGGAATTGGGCGTTAAAATGGTGGAGGGCCCGCATTGTTATTCGTTTTTTGAAGGCAACGATGCCTTTGCGGCGCGTGAAGAAGTCACCGCCTTCTACCTGACGGACTTCCTTGTGCGCCAGTTTGACGCCTTCGTGTGGAAACCGCTGGGCCTGGATCGCCACCCGGAGCTGCGCGACATGTATTTCGGCAATTACGAAAAACTGGTCTATCAGGCACAAACCGATAATCCGGCGCTCACGGCCAAGGCCAAAGACTGCGCCGCCCGCCTTGGGCTGAAATTCGAGCGGCGCGCGACAGGCTACGGCGATCTGGCCACGACGCTGGCCGCAATCCCGCGCACCTAG
- a CDS encoding B12-binding domain-containing protein codes for MSEDDDIILSELNDEDLVAQMFDDLYDGLKEEIEEGVHILLDRGWEPYRILTEALVGGMTIVGHDFRDGILFVPEVLLAANAMKGGMFILKPLLAETGAPRVGKMVIGTVKGDIHDIGKNLVGMMMEGAGFEVVDLGINNAVEAYLEALEAEQPDILGMSALLTTTMPYMKVVIDTLVEKGIREDYTVLVGGAPLNEEFGKAIGADAYCRDAAVAVETAKTFMARKHNQGASA; via the coding sequence ATGTCCGAAGACGACGACATCATCCTGAGCGAATTGAACGACGAAGATCTTGTCGCGCAGATGTTCGACGACCTTTACGATGGCCTCAAGGAAGAGATCGAGGAAGGCGTGCATATCCTGCTGGACCGCGGGTGGGAGCCTTACCGCATCCTGACCGAGGCGCTGGTCGGCGGCATGACCATCGTCGGTCATGATTTCCGTGACGGCATTCTGTTCGTCCCCGAAGTGCTGCTCGCCGCCAACGCCATGAAGGGCGGGATGTTTATCCTCAAGCCGCTTTTGGCCGAAACCGGTGCGCCGCGGGTGGGCAAGATGGTGATCGGCACCGTCAAGGGCGATATCCACGACATCGGCAAGAACCTTGTGGGCATGATGATGGAAGGCGCCGGTTTCGAAGTAGTCGACCTTGGCATCAACAACGCGGTCGAGGCCTATCTTGAGGCGCTCGAGGCCGAACAACCCGATATCCTTGGCATGTCCGCCCTGCTGACCACCACCATGCCCTACATGAAGGTCGTGATTGATACGCTGGTCGAAAAAGGCATCCGCGAGGATTACACGGTGCTGGTCGGCGGCGCCCCCCTGAACGAGGAATTCGGCAAGGCCATCGGTGCGGACGCCTACTGCCGCGACGCCGCCGTGGCCGTGGAAACCGCAAAAACCTTTATGGCGCGCAAACACAATCAGGGTGCCAGCGCCTAG